In Candidatus Deferrimicrobiaceae bacterium, the genomic window AACCGAAGATTCCGACGCAGGATGAAGCGGCGGCGGGGGCCCCCGCGACGCCCGCGGAACGGGAGATCGCCCGGGCGGCCTCGGCGCTCGAGTCCCTGCTGCTCGTCTCCGCGCAGCCCCTTCCCCTGGAAAAGATCGGCCAGCTCCTGGGCGGCCTCTCGAAACAGGAGGCGCGCGCGGTGGTCGACGCCGTCAAACGGAAATATTCCTCGGACCTCTCGGGGATCCTCGTCGAGGAGGTGGCCAAGGGGTTCCAGATGCGCACGAACCCCGCCAACCAGGAGTTCGTCCGCAAGCTGTTCGACAGCCGCCCCGCGAGGTTCACCCGCCCGTCGCTCGAGACCCTGTCCGTGGTCGCCTACAAGCAGCCGGTGACCCGCCTCGAGATCGAGCAGATCCGCGGCGTCGACTGCGCCGGGGCGCTGAAGACCCTGATGGAACGCCGGCTGGTGAAGGTCGTCGGGAAGAAGGATGTGCCGGGCCGGCCGTTTCTCTTCGGGACGACCCGGGAGTTCCTCGAGGTCTTTTCCCTTTCCAGCCTCGCCGAGCTTCCCTCGATGCGCGACATCGAGGAGTTCCTCTCGGCGAAGACCGGCACGCCGGCGCCCGAGCCTTCCTCGGGCCCGGAATTTTTCGCCGGCTTCGGAGACCAGGGCGGTGCGGGGGAGGAGCTCGCGGCGGAACTTACCGAGGCCGAGCACGGGGACCTCTTCCTGTCGACGGCCAGCGAGCTGCCGCAGGGGATCTCGGACGACGTGCTGGTCGAGGCGGCGTCCAGGACGGAGGTGGACACGACCGAGATGAAGCCTCTTACCCCCGCGGGGAAGGGATTCTCCAAGTTCGCCCTGACGTCGGACCACTTCTCCTCCGACCCCGCCGAGCCGCTGGTGATCCCCTCCGCGGACCCGGCG contains:
- the scpB gene encoding SMC-Scp complex subunit ScpB, translated to MEQEPKIPTQDEAAAGAPATPAEREIARAASALESLLLVSAQPLPLEKIGQLLGGLSKQEARAVVDAVKRKYSSDLSGILVEEVAKGFQMRTNPANQEFVRKLFDSRPARFTRPSLETLSVVAYKQPVTRLEIEQIRGVDCAGALKTLMERRLVKVVGKKDVPGRPFLFGTTREFLEVFSLSSLAELPSMRDIEEFLSAKTGTPAPEPSSGPEFFAGFGDQGGAGEELAAELTEAEHGDLFLSTASELPQGISDDVLVEAASRTEVDTTEMKPLTPAGKGFSKFALTSDHFSSDPAEPLVIPSADPAVRSDDEGPEQPED